CGCCTATGGCGAGAAATATTTCCCGCAGGCCGGTGCGCATTTCGCCGACGTTCACTATGCGCTGGCCGGAGCGATGGTCGGCAGCGACGCCCTCGACGCCCGCATGGCCCAACTGGAGGACCGCGAAGCAGCCGGCAGGCTGGCGCCGGGCCGCAGCGCCATCGAGCTGTGCCGCGGCATCAAGGCATTCGCCGATGGCGACAATGAAGATGCGATCCGGCGCCTCGAGCCCGCAATATCGGAACTGGCCCGGATCGGCGGCAGCCACGCCCAGCGCGAATTGTGGGAAGACACGCTGATCGTCGCGTGCCTGCGCGCCGGCCGCGGCGACAAGGCCGCCCGCCACATTTCCGCGCGGCTCGACCGCAGGCCGTCCGCACGGGATGAGGCCTGGTCACGACAGGCAAGCACGTAATGAAACTCACGCGGCTTTCGCCATGAAGGCCGCTAGGGCCTCGCGATCCGCCGGCGGCATCGTGAGGCCGAGCTTGGAGCGGCGCCACAGGATATCATCGGGGAAACGCGCCCATTCGTTGGCCATGAGATAGCGCACCTCGGCGCCCGTCAGTTCCGGGCCAAAGGCCGGGCCAAGGTCGGCGCGTTCCCTGGCGTCGCCGAGCACCGCCTTGACGTTGGTGCCATAGGCCGCGACCAGGCGGCGGGCCTGATCCTCACCGAGAAACCGCCAGCGCTCGCGCGCCGCGTCGACCTCGTCCTCGAAGCGGCCCCAGGCAAAGTCGCCGCCCGGTAGCGCCGTCTTCGCCGTCCAGCGTGCCGACATCGGATAGAACGGCGTCAGCTTCGAGACGGCCTTCTCCGCGCGTCGGCGCGAAGTCGTGACGTCGCCGCCGAAGACCGTGATCAGCGGCGCCTTGCCGCGTCCATGGTCGAACGTCATATCGCCGTCCCTCGGCGATCGTTCGCTGGTGGGGTTCATCACCATGTTGACGCCGGAAACCGTCCGCACCACGTCGACCGGCTCGATCCGCTCGCGAAAATAGCGGTTCGCCGCGTCGCAGAGATAGGCCACGTCGCCGGCCGACGTCGCCACGATGGCCGGATCGCCCTTGAAGGCATGGCCCACGGTGCCGATCAGCGTGAAGTCTCGCTCATAGGGGCTGGCGAAAATCAGCCGGCCGTCGTTGTTCTGGAAGACATAGACATTGTCGCTGTCGAACAGCCGGCGAACCACGATCTGGCTCATCTGCACGCTGCCCGCGTTCGGCGGCGGCTGGCGCAACACGGTCTCAGCCACCGACGCGGTCCAGGCCCCGGTTGCGTTGACGAGCGCGCGCGCGGTCACGACCTGGCGATGGCCGCGATCGATCGCCACCAACCGCCATGTGGCGCCCCGTTCCGCCCGGGTGCAGCGCGCGCCGGTGCGGATCACGGCGCCGCGCGCCGCCGCATCGACCGCGTTCAGGATCACCAGCCGGGAATCGTCCGCCACACAGTCGGAATATTCGAACGCGGTGCCGAACGGCCGCTTCAACGCATTGCCGACCGGATGATGGGTAACGTCGACAGTGGCGGAGGCCGGCAGGCCGTTGCGCGAGGCCAGCCGGTCATAGAACAACAGCCACGACCGCAACTGCCAGGCCGGGCGTTCGTCGGAATGGGCGGGGATGGCAAAGCGCATCGGGCGCACCAGATGCGGCGCAGTCCGAAGCCAGATATCGCGCTCGGCCAGCGCCGCGCGGACACGAAGAAAGCGTCGGCGTTCCAGCCCCGCCAGATCGCCATGGATCAGCCGAGGCGAGGCCGAGGACGCGCCCGCGCCGAGATCGCCCTGCTCCAGCAGGATCACGCGCAGACCGCGTCCGGCGGCGTCGCGCGCAATGCTGACGCCGTTCAGACCACCACCGATAATCGCCAGATCGTAGTCCGCCATACGCAACGTTTACTGGAGAGAGCCGTGACTGAATCAGACTCTAGAGCCGTTTGCGTTCCGATGGAATCGGAACGGGGCTCCAGATTTTTGATTTGACGCGTTTTCTTGACGCGAACCGGTTTCCATCCACGGATCAAGTCCGAGAGCGTGCTTTGCTGGAAAACGATCTAGCCGGTCTTGCGTGTAGGCTCCACGACAATGCCATCGCCGCGGCCGACCAGGGCGGCGTATTGTCCGATCGGGAACGGCTTGCCGATGAAATAGCCCTGCACCGCGTCGCAGCCCTCTTCCGACAGGAAGCTGAGCTGTTCCTGGGTCTCGACGCCCTCGGCGACGATCGACATTTCGAGGCCATGGCCGAGATCGATGACGGCGCGAACGATCGCCGCCGATTGCGGGTTGCGCCCGAGGTTCATGACAAAGGCGCGATCGATCTTGATCTTGTCGAACGGGAACGCCTGCAAATAGCTGAGCGAGGAATAGCCGGAACCGAAATCGTCCATCGAGATCCGCACCCCGAGCGCCTTCAGCCGTCGCAACAATGCCAGACCGCGGTCGAAGTCCTCGATCAGCACGCCCTCGGTGATTTCGAGTTCGAGCCGGTCCGGCGCCAGCCCGGTTTCGAGCAGGATCGAATGCACCAGGCTGACCACGTCGCCGTGCATGAACTGGGCTGGCGACAGGTTGACGGCGATCTGCAGCGGCACCGACCAAGAGGCCGCCTCACGGCAGGCTTCGCGCAGGATCCACTGGCCCATTTCGACGATCAGGCCGCTTTCCTCGGCGAGCGGAATGAAATCGGCAGGCGACACGAAGCCGCGCAGCGGATGCTGCCAGCGCGCCAGCGCCTCGAAACCGATGATCTCGCTGCTGGCGACCGTCGCGCCCGAGGTGGCCTGCGGCTGGTAGTACAGCGACAGCTCGCCGTTCCTGATCGCGACCGAAAGATCCTGGTGCAGCACCCGGCGGTCGCGGATCTGCTGGTCCATCTCGGGTTCGAACAGGCTGATCGAGCCGCGCGATTTCGCCTTGGCGCGGAACAGCGCGGCGCCGGCATTGGCAAGCAGCGAGGCCGCATCCGCGCCATTATGCGGAAACACCGAGATGCCGGTGGTGACGCCGGTGCGGACCGACTTGCCGTCAATCGGGAATTCGTTCGACAGCGCCTCGGCGAGCTTTTCGGCCAGCGCCTTGCCGGCCTCCGGCTGCTTGCCGTCGATGATCAGGCCGAACTCATCACCGGAGAGCCGGGCCACCACGCCGCCGCGGGCGGAAGCCTGGATGCGGCGCGCGACCTCGATCAGGAGCTTGTCGCCCATGGCGTGGCCGAAGACGTCGTTGACTTCCTTCAGTCCGTCGAGGTCGACGCACAACACCGCGAATTCCTCGTCGGTGCCGGCGCAGGCCTCGATCATCTGGGCCAGCGCCTGCAGGAAGGCGGCGCGGTTCGGCAGATCGGTCAGTCCGTCGTGATAGGCCATGTGCGCCATCCGCGACTCGGTCTGGCGGCGGTCGGTGACGTCCTCATGGGTCTTGATCAGATATTGCGGTTCGCCGGCATCGTCGAGCACGGTCATGCGGCGGGTCAGGAACAGCCGCAAGCCGTCCTTGGTGGAGATCGGATGCTCCTCGGTGAGCAGGCCGCGCTTCTTGATCGCGGCTTCGTCGCGCGCGATGATCAGCTTCGCTTCCCTGGGATTGAAGATATCGGCCGCGGTCAGCCCGGTGGCATCCTCGCGGCGGCGATTGAGGATGGTTTCCGCGCTGCGGTTGGCGAGCAGGTAGCGCCCGTCACTGACGCGCTCGACGATCAGCGACACCGGAATGTTGTCGACCACCAGTTCCAGGAACTTCTTGGTGTTCTCCAGTTCGCGCGACAGCGAGCGGCGTTCGGTGACGTCGTCGAACAGCGCGATCAGGAACTCCGGCTCGCCGCGCTCGTTGCGCGCGACCACCCGGTTGGAGGCGAGAATTCGTTTCTCGGAACCACGCTCGACCATGAGTTCGGTGCGATGATATCCTTCCGGCGCGTTCAGCGCCGATTGATCCGCGACGTCGATGCTTTTCGCGGTTTCGGGCCGGAAGATCTCGTCGGCGCGCTTGCCGATGATATGATCGCGGGAGAACCGCGAGAAGCGTTCGAACGCGCGGTTGGCGAAGATATAGCGGCCGTCGTCGATGTTCTTGGCGGCGACGCAGACCGGAACGTTGTCGAGCACGGATTCCAGGAACTGGGTGGTCGAGGCGAGCTTGCGCGACAGGTTGCGCTGTTCGGTACAATCCTCATGGGTTCCGATCGTGCCGCCGTTCGGCAATCGAAAGATCTTCGAGAGGACCGATCTTCCGCCGGGCATTTCCGTGACGAAGCCTTCCGGACGGCGCGCCAATGCGGCGAATTCCTCGACGGTGAGATTCAACAGGCCGCGCGAACGCCGCAACTCGACCAGGTCCCGGCCGGTCTTGCAGCTTGCGATGTCGGCGCGCGTGAATCCGTAGATGTCGAGCAGGCGGTCGTTGCAGAAGACGACGCGGCCCTGCGCGTCGGACATTATCACGCCCTGATTGAGATTGTTCAGGGCGGAACTGATGAACGCGTTGCGCCGCAATTTGGCACGCCGTGACTTGCGCAACGCACTCAGCACCCAGATTCCGGCCGCACCGAGAAAGGACGCGACGACGATGCCGCCGATCAGGAATTCCCAGACCAGATTGGGATCGAGCGCGCCGATATAGCTTGCCGGCGCAAAGCCGCCGGACAACGGCGCGCTCCAAGCCGATCCGCACGGCACAGCGGCGGCAAACAGGCACATGACGGCCTGCGCCGGAATCGAATTCTTCCCGCCTGCCTGCCAATTCTTGCCAGTCATCACTCACCCGCGGATTTGCGGGCGGAGTGTCTGGCTTGGCGGGTTTGGATCGGGTAAACGCGTACCCTTGCAACTCAAAAATGTGACATAAATTGCGGCAATTGCCCGGACATGATTAATGCTTCACTAACGGGACCGCGCTAAGGCGTATATCAAGGCAAACCAACGGGTTGCTTGGACACTTCGGTGGGCGGAATGATAGTAACCGGGCGCGGCCATCGCCCAATCCCGCGCCATAATCCCGGACCTGAAGCTGACATGGACAGAGTTGATTGCGTCGTCATCGGAGCGGGGGTGATCGGGCTTGCGATCGCACGCAAGCTCGCTCTGGCCGGCCGCGAAGTGATCGTGCTGGAAGCGGCCGAGGGCATCGGCACGGTGACCTCCTCGCGCAACAGCGAGGTGATCCATGCCGGCATCTACTACCGCGCCGGCAGCCTGATGGCACAGATGTGCGTCAGCGGCCGCCATGCGCTCTACCGATATTGCGCCGATCACGGCATTCCCCATCGCAATTGCGGCAAGCTGATCGTGGCAACCACGCCGAAAGAAACCGAAAAGCTGCAATCGATCCGGGCGCATGCCGAAGCCAACGGCGTCGACGACATGCAGTTGCTTTCGGGCGAAGCGGCGCGCGCCCTGGAGCCGGCACTGAACTGCGACGCGGCGCTGCTGTCGCCCTCCACCGGCATCATCGACAGCCACGCCTACATGCTGGCGTTGAAGGGCGATGCGGAAGCGGCAGGTGCTGCCTACGCGTTCCATACGCCGCTGCTGCGCGCGCGGGCGAACGCAGGCCGCATCGAGATCGAAGCCGGCGGCGACGCGCCGATGACGCTTGCCTGCGATCTCCTGGTCAACGCGGCCGGACTTGGCGCACCCGCGGTGGCGCGCGGCATCGAGGGCATGCCGGTCGAATTGATTCCGTGCGCCTATCTCGCCAAGGGAAACTATTTCAGCTGCAACGCGCGGGCGCCGTTTTCACGCCTGATCTATCCGGTGCCGGAGCCCGGCGGTCTCGGGGTGCACCTCACGCTCGACATGGCCGGCCAGGCTCGCTTCGGCCCCGACGTGGAATGGGTCGAGAGCATCGATTACGCGGTCGACCCCGCGCGTGCGGAAAAATTTTATCCCGCGATCCGGCGCTATTGGCCGACGCTGCCGGACGGAGCGCTGATGCCGAGCTATTCCGGAATCCGACCGAAGATCGTGCCACCCGCGGTCGCCACGCAGGATTTCCTGATCCAGGGACCACGCGACCACGGCGTCACCGGACTGATTAACCTGTTCGGTATTGAATCGCCGGGCCTGACGTCCTCGCTCGCCATCGCAGACCATGTCGGCGGACTGGCAAATCCATAGACTGCAGATCTGCAAACGATCGTCGCTTCTGGCGATCGCTGCGAACGCAATGCTTAGAGAAACGCAAACCTTCAGCGGATGAGCGCGTCAGCGCCCATCCTGCGATGAAGTGCCGTTCTCGATACCTGCGGGGGAAGTCGGCTAGTGCAGCGTTTCGCTGCTGGTATTTCTCAACCGCTCGATCTGGTCCTTGACCATCAACTTGCGGCGCTTCAACTCGACAATTTGCAAATCGTCTGTGGATAGATGCACGAGCGCTTCGTGCAATTCGCTTTCGAGGATCTTGTGTTTACGTTCAAGTTCAACAAGATGCGCCTGTAGAGCCATACGAAATCTCCTCGGTGGGTGAAACCTCAGATTCGATCCGGACGACGGAGTGTACACCAGCAGCCGAATCTGTCGATGGGTATCCAGAATCGGGCCTCTCATATTTTCGGATTTATCTGTAACCAATCGTGAGTATGGAACCCGGTCAGCTTGCGGAGCGGCCCCGCAGGGACGATATTTACCGCCAGCTTCCGCAAAATCGTTCACAACCTCATCGTGCTCTCCAGCTAGCGTACACCATGACCGACGAAGATGAGCGCGAGCTCGAAAACGAACTTGCCAGACTGCAGCAGGAGCATCGCGATCTCGACGCGGCAATCGACGCGCTGCATCAATCGCCGGCGCCGGACCTGCTGCGACTGCAGCGGCTGAAGAAACGCAAGCTGCAACTGCGCGACCGCATCGCCTTCATCGAAGACCAGATCACCCCGGATATCATCGCCTGATAGTTGGCCGTCTTTCCGGGCGCTCGTCAGGGCGAACCTCAGATGCGCAGTTGCGCATTGCGGAATCTCGAGAGTCTGAGATGCGCAACTGCGCATCGTAGTTTGTGCTCTACATCGCTCCGGAATGACGAACCCGAGGGTTCGGCAACCTGGGTCAACCTGCCGCAGGGCTGCGAACCGTTTGAGGCAATGCGGCTCGGGCAAAATCGCCTGCCCTTCCCGGCAAATCCTTTTCCCCGACATCCACAAGGACAGACGTCGCGGTGATCCTGATCGGCCGCCGCCGCCGACCGGCCTCGCGGCCGTCAGATCGTCCCACTCCACAGCTTGACTTCACGAGAACAAAAGAGGAACATATTTCCTCGCCGCCAGCCAAGGGAGTTTTGCCATATCCGCCCCGTCATCCCTGTCCGACAACAGCCGCTACGAGCAGGCCTGCGATCAGGCCATAGCGATGTGCGACGGCAATCTGCGCTCGACCATCAAGGCGCTGATCATGGCCAACGAATATCTGGAGACCGAGCTGGAGGAATTGCAGGCCGCCGTTGCCGCCGGCTGCGTGCCGGCAAAATATTCGAGCAGCAACGCGGCCTGAAACCGGGCGATCAAGGAGCGATCCAAATCAAGGAGCGATCCAAATGGCTGATGTCACCTATTACGTCGCGATGCCGTTCCTGCAGGACGACAGCGGCTCGCCGGTCGCGGGCGCCGCGGAAGAATGTCAGAGCTCGACAATGGCGTTGCGTCGCGCCGAGATCCTGTCGCGCACGCCCGGCAGCATCGGTGCGGTCGCATTCAGCCGCACCGGCGATCCCATGATCGGCGAATTCGGCGACGCGCAACTGCTGCGCAAGTTCGGCAGCGTGCCGGACGATCTCAGCGGGCTGTAATTGCTGCTTTGTTGCACGCGTTTTCTTGACGCGAACCGGCACCCGCTTCGCGCGATAACGCTTCAGCTTTCATGGCGCCGCTGCGCCTTGCGCACATACATCGCGCTGTCGGCGGCTTCGAGCGCGCGGCCGGCCTCCGAATGGCTGTCGAGGATGGCGACACCGGCGGAGGCGCCCGCCGAAATGGTGCGGCCACGGAAAACGAAGGAGAGCCGGTCGATCATCTCCTCCAGCGCGGCGGCCTTGGCCTTGGCATCGGTCTCGCTGAGATGCCACAACAGCAGCGCGAACTCGTCGCCGCCGAGCCGGCCGATCACGTCGGACGAGCGCACCTGTCCCAGCAGCGTGGTGACGATGGCCTTGAGCACCTGATCGCCCGCGGCATGTCCAAAGGCATCGTTGATCGGCTTCAGGCGATCGACGTCGAGCACGATCAAGGCGCCGCCGGCGCGATAGCGCTTGATGTAGGCGATCGAACGATGAAGTTCCCGTTCGAAGCCACGCCGGTTCGGAATACCGAGCAGGAAGTCCGTATCGGCGAATGCCTGCAGTTCCTCGATTCGCGCCTCAGCCCGCGCCAATTGCGCTTTCAACCGCCGAATCGTCGATCGCTGGTCCGCCGAGGCGGCTGGCGAGCGGAGGGTGGGCGTGGCCTTGCGGCGCGGTGCGGCTTTTTGCCCCGCGCCCGCGCTTTTGGGGCGTTTTGGGCCCTTCGAGGCGGTCGCCCTGGTTTTCTTCGTCATGGCCTTCCCTGTGCAGGCTTGCTTATGAAGGCTTGCCCGGATTCACCAAGACAGGATAGTCCATTCCGGACCCCTTGCCACGCCTTGGATGGCGCCCGGGCCGCCCCTATAATGCGGCCTATGTTTCTGGATTCCCGAACAGAATTGACGAAATGACCGCACCCATCGC
The Bradyrhizobium sp. KBS0727 genome window above contains:
- a CDS encoding glycerol-3-phosphate dehydrogenase, coding for MADYDLAIIGGGLNGVSIARDAAGRGLRVILLEQGDLGAGASSASPRLIHGDLAGLERRRFLRVRAALAERDIWLRTAPHLVRPMRFAIPAHSDERPAWQLRSWLLFYDRLASRNGLPASATVDVTHHPVGNALKRPFGTAFEYSDCVADDSRLVILNAVDAAARGAVIRTGARCTRAERGATWRLVAIDRGHRQVVTARALVNATGAWTASVAETVLRQPPPNAGSVQMSQIVVRRLFDSDNVYVFQNNDGRLIFASPYERDFTLIGTVGHAFKGDPAIVATSAGDVAYLCDAANRYFRERIEPVDVVRTVSGVNMVMNPTSERSPRDGDMTFDHGRGKAPLITVFGGDVTTSRRRAEKAVSKLTPFYPMSARWTAKTALPGGDFAWGRFEDEVDAARERWRFLGEDQARRLVAAYGTNVKAVLGDARERADLGPAFGPELTGAEVRYLMANEWARFPDDILWRRSKLGLTMPPADREALAAFMAKAA
- a CDS encoding EAL domain-containing protein: MTGKNWQAGGKNSIPAQAVMCLFAAAVPCGSAWSAPLSGGFAPASYIGALDPNLVWEFLIGGIVVASFLGAAGIWVLSALRKSRRAKLRRNAFISSALNNLNQGVIMSDAQGRVVFCNDRLLDIYGFTRADIASCKTGRDLVELRRSRGLLNLTVEEFAALARRPEGFVTEMPGGRSVLSKIFRLPNGGTIGTHEDCTEQRNLSRKLASTTQFLESVLDNVPVCVAAKNIDDGRYIFANRAFERFSRFSRDHIIGKRADEIFRPETAKSIDVADQSALNAPEGYHRTELMVERGSEKRILASNRVVARNERGEPEFLIALFDDVTERRSLSRELENTKKFLELVVDNIPVSLIVERVSDGRYLLANRSAETILNRRREDATGLTAADIFNPREAKLIIARDEAAIKKRGLLTEEHPISTKDGLRLFLTRRMTVLDDAGEPQYLIKTHEDVTDRRQTESRMAHMAYHDGLTDLPNRAAFLQALAQMIEACAGTDEEFAVLCVDLDGLKEVNDVFGHAMGDKLLIEVARRIQASARGGVVARLSGDEFGLIIDGKQPEAGKALAEKLAEALSNEFPIDGKSVRTGVTTGISVFPHNGADAASLLANAGAALFRAKAKSRGSISLFEPEMDQQIRDRRVLHQDLSVAIRNGELSLYYQPQATSGATVASSEIIGFEALARWQHPLRGFVSPADFIPLAEESGLIVEMGQWILREACREAASWSVPLQIAVNLSPAQFMHGDVVSLVHSILLETGLAPDRLELEITEGVLIEDFDRGLALLRRLKALGVRISMDDFGSGYSSLSYLQAFPFDKIKIDRAFVMNLGRNPQSAAIVRAVIDLGHGLEMSIVAEGVETQEQLSFLSEEGCDAVQGYFIGKPFPIGQYAALVGRGDGIVVEPTRKTG
- a CDS encoding NAD(P)/FAD-dependent oxidoreductase; the encoded protein is MDRVDCVVIGAGVIGLAIARKLALAGREVIVLEAAEGIGTVTSSRNSEVIHAGIYYRAGSLMAQMCVSGRHALYRYCADHGIPHRNCGKLIVATTPKETEKLQSIRAHAEANGVDDMQLLSGEAARALEPALNCDAALLSPSTGIIDSHAYMLALKGDAEAAGAAYAFHTPLLRARANAGRIEIEAGGDAPMTLACDLLVNAAGLGAPAVARGIEGMPVELIPCAYLAKGNYFSCNARAPFSRLIYPVPEPGGLGVHLTLDMAGQARFGPDVEWVESIDYAVDPARAEKFYPAIRRYWPTLPDGALMPSYSGIRPKIVPPAVATQDFLIQGPRDHGVTGLINLFGIESPGLTSSLAIADHVGGLANP
- a CDS encoding YdcH family protein, whose translation is MALQAHLVELERKHKILESELHEALVHLSTDDLQIVELKRRKLMVKDQIERLRNTSSETLH
- a CDS encoding YdcH family protein gives rise to the protein MTDEDERELENELARLQQEHRDLDAAIDALHQSPAPDLLRLQRLKKRKLQLRDRIAFIEDQITPDIIA
- a CDS encoding GGDEF domain-containing protein; its protein translation is MTKKTRATASKGPKRPKSAGAGQKAAPRRKATPTLRSPAASADQRSTIRRLKAQLARAEARIEELQAFADTDFLLGIPNRRGFERELHRSIAYIKRYRAGGALIVLDVDRLKPINDAFGHAAGDQVLKAIVTTLLGQVRSSDVIGRLGGDEFALLLWHLSETDAKAKAAALEEMIDRLSFVFRGRTISAGASAGVAILDSHSEAGRALEAADSAMYVRKAQRRHES